From the genome of Oxyura jamaicensis isolate SHBP4307 breed ruddy duck unplaced genomic scaffold, BPBGC_Ojam_1.0 oxyUn_random_OJ70489, whole genome shotgun sequence:
CCTCCCCCCTGAAGCCCCTCCCCCTAACCCCTCCCCCCTGAAGCCCCTCCCCCCTGAAGCCCCTCCCCCTaacccctccctctcccccccaggCGCCGTGCCCATCATCTACTGCTGGTTGCCGGCCCTGGCCCCGCTGCGCGGCGCTGGCGGCCTACGGCGCCCTGAGCCTGGGGGCGCTGCGCGGGGCCGTCGCCGCCGGCTCCAGCGCCCGGCGCCTGGGCTCCTTCGCGGGCCCGGCCCTGTtccgcctgctgctgctggcgctgcgcggcgcggggctgggggggggcgccccgggGGCGCTGAGCTGCTACGGCCGCAT
Proteins encoded in this window:
- the LOC118159457 gene encoding LOW QUALITY PROTEIN: progestin and adipoQ receptor family member 4-like (The sequence of the model RefSeq protein was modified relative to this genomic sequence to represent the inferred CDS: inserted 2 bases in 2 codons) codes for the protein AVPIIYCXGCRPWPRCAALAAYGALSLGALRGAVAAGSSARRLGSFAGPALFRLLLLALRGAGLGGGAPGALSCYGRMDALALLGGALNAARVPERWSPGSFDYWGNSHQLMHVLVALGLLHLHWGVAQDLRWLVDNPCPGQ